In Streptomyces sp. ML-6, one DNA window encodes the following:
- a CDS encoding DciA family protein → MTDTTPSGVDLARVALAAARAAAKSGPPPKRRMGAAPSRRSTNGRDPLPFAAAITQMMAERGWDMPAKGGTILDQWPAIAPTLAGKVAAVRFDADTQTLHLRPVSPAYHTQLTLHQSQIIRQINATVGDSTVRNLTILAPGAVDLVAQEPVTTTMPRTAAAAKQPEQPRTKHPGYLAALAAHRASGGAHETGLAPLIREAADRQTQALRQRREPEAAFTEIAAQEEILQTRQERMCPSDSLQASIRAARIYKRSGGRPVRRAFEAA, encoded by the coding sequence ATGACCGACACCACACCGTCCGGGGTCGACCTGGCCCGCGTCGCTCTCGCCGCCGCCCGAGCCGCAGCAAAGAGCGGCCCGCCACCGAAGCGCCGCATGGGCGCAGCTCCATCTCGGCGCAGCACAAACGGCCGCGACCCCCTGCCCTTCGCCGCGGCCATCACCCAGATGATGGCCGAGCGCGGCTGGGACATGCCAGCAAAGGGCGGCACCATCCTCGACCAGTGGCCTGCCATCGCTCCCACACTCGCGGGCAAAGTCGCCGCGGTTCGGTTCGACGCGGACACGCAGACGCTGCACCTGCGCCCTGTCTCCCCGGCCTACCACACCCAACTCACTCTCCACCAAAGCCAGATCATTCGGCAGATCAACGCAACTGTCGGCGACAGCACCGTCCGAAACCTGACGATCCTTGCCCCTGGGGCTGTTGACCTCGTGGCCCAGGAACCTGTGACCACGACCATGCCGCGCACGGCAGCCGCAGCTAAACAGCCCGAGCAGCCCCGGACCAAACATCCCGGTTACCTTGCCGCTCTGGCCGCCCACCGCGCCAGCGGCGGCGCCCACGAGACCGGCCTCGCACCCCTTATCCGCGAGGCCGCCGACCGCCAGACCCAGGCTCTTCGCCAGCGCCGCGAACCCGAGGCGGCCTTCACGGAGATCGCTGCCCAGGAGGAAATCCTCCAGACCCGGCAGGAGCGAATGTGCCCCTCGGACAGCCTGCAGGCCAGTATCCGAGCCGCGCGAATTTACAAGCGCAGCGGCGGCCGCCCTGTCCGTCGCGCCTTCGAGGCCGCATGA
- a CDS encoding SLOG family protein has product MNLALIGLTGSRKWTDISLLEGTLFLVWHDAIEVGYDGIELIHGDARDGADAMGDAWAVRNDIPCRRLPADWEGPCGPECQPGHRRPKRNGRTYCPLAGHRRNQQIIDERPVLLVAAHVNDSTGTADCMRRAMAAEIPIHRITA; this is encoded by the coding sequence ATGAACCTCGCCCTCATCGGCCTCACAGGCAGCCGCAAGTGGACAGACATCTCGCTCCTCGAAGGCACGCTGTTCCTCGTATGGCATGACGCCATCGAGGTCGGTTACGACGGCATCGAGCTCATCCACGGAGACGCCCGCGACGGGGCTGATGCCATGGGAGACGCCTGGGCCGTCCGCAACGACATCCCCTGCAGACGCCTCCCCGCGGACTGGGAAGGACCCTGCGGACCCGAGTGCCAGCCAGGTCACCGGCGCCCCAAGCGCAACGGTCGAACGTACTGCCCGCTGGCCGGCCACCGCCGCAACCAGCAGATCATCGACGAACGGCCCGTGCTTTTGGTGGCTGCTCACGTCAATGACTCCACCGGCACAGCGGACTGCATGCGCCGCGCGATGGCCGCTGAAATACCCATCCACCGCATTACTGCCTGA
- a CDS encoding ParA family protein, whose amino-acid sequence MTSSILVVSTDPQGSTIWWADRIGDNLPFDFATAHEDPESLAELKNLGAEIHVIANQKGGVGKTTTTVNLAAITHDVLGHSEQRQHIFIDTPGSLENEHILAAALDIADDVLVPLPPEPLAFDPTARTITQVIAPRGLPYKVVVNAWDPRDGKADRDETIEYIDAMGWPRANTVIRRYKIHTRAAAEGKVVTQYADNGTTLRAREDYFRLALELGYGGRR is encoded by the coding sequence ATGACCTCCTCCATCCTCGTCGTATCCACCGACCCACAGGGCTCAACCATCTGGTGGGCAGACCGGATCGGCGACAATCTCCCCTTCGACTTCGCGACCGCCCACGAGGACCCCGAAAGTCTCGCGGAACTCAAGAACCTGGGCGCCGAGATCCACGTCATCGCGAACCAGAAGGGCGGAGTCGGTAAGACGACCACCACGGTCAACCTGGCAGCAATCACGCACGACGTCCTCGGGCACAGCGAGCAGCGACAGCACATCTTCATCGACACACCGGGCAGCCTCGAGAACGAGCACATCCTCGCGGCCGCGCTCGACATCGCCGATGACGTCCTGGTCCCACTCCCCCCGGAGCCCCTCGCCTTCGACCCGACCGCCCGGACCATCACCCAGGTGATCGCGCCCCGCGGGCTCCCCTACAAGGTCGTCGTCAACGCCTGGGACCCCCGCGACGGCAAGGCCGACCGCGACGAAACCATCGAGTACATCGACGCGATGGGCTGGCCGCGCGCCAACACCGTCATCCGCCGCTACAAGATCCACACCCGCGCAGCTGCCGAGGGCAAGGTCGTCACCCAGTACGCCGACAACGGCACCACCCTCCGGGCACGGGAGGACTACTTCCGGCTGGCGCTGGAGCTCGGGTACGGAGGTCGCCGCTGA
- a CDS encoding ParB/RepB/Spo0J family partition protein — protein MAGRRISLSALAGAAVESTPGSSKPTLVHVAPDQVAPTPLNPRQDFNETQLVELGNSMRGGQLQPCVGVTRARYVKLFPEHESLLPDCRIVMAAGERRWKAAQKVGLATLDVHVREDIAESRVRFLAAVLTENVERANFNFIEEARGLQQMLEMSDGNQTKAAEQLNKSKQWFSQRIGILRLSEEMQALVFEGKLTAFREMRKYSALPADKQMAAWQADRKAAEQKEDRAKVTARGATSAPAPRAEPAVAPRPSEELPATAPAYTAVYTQPSPTAPTSRSELDQVPEEPTRSLPEPRGGSSAEQPINVPQKTAPETVHSEGSQLLPGMWEPGEWESVFDVLMTRMGELDRHRLTKRLQKVMEEELATAPPSNHP, from the coding sequence ATGGCCGGCCGACGAATCAGCCTGTCCGCCCTGGCCGGCGCAGCCGTGGAAAGCACTCCCGGCAGCAGCAAGCCCACCCTGGTGCACGTCGCACCCGACCAGGTCGCACCCACACCCCTGAACCCGCGGCAAGACTTCAACGAGACCCAGCTCGTAGAACTCGGCAACAGCATGCGCGGCGGCCAGCTCCAGCCGTGCGTCGGTGTCACCCGTGCCCGGTACGTGAAGCTGTTTCCCGAGCACGAGAGTCTGCTGCCCGACTGCCGCATTGTCATGGCGGCGGGGGAGCGGCGGTGGAAGGCCGCGCAGAAGGTCGGACTGGCGACCCTGGACGTCCACGTTCGCGAGGACATCGCTGAATCCAGGGTCAGGTTCCTCGCGGCCGTTCTCACGGAGAACGTCGAACGGGCGAACTTCAACTTCATCGAGGAAGCCCGCGGTCTTCAGCAGATGCTGGAGATGAGTGACGGGAACCAGACGAAGGCTGCGGAGCAGCTGAACAAGTCCAAGCAGTGGTTCAGCCAGCGCATCGGAATCCTGCGGCTCTCGGAAGAGATGCAGGCCCTCGTTTTCGAGGGGAAGCTCACGGCGTTCCGGGAGATGCGTAAGTACTCGGCGCTTCCCGCCGACAAGCAGATGGCGGCCTGGCAGGCCGATCGGAAGGCAGCTGAGCAGAAGGAGGATCGGGCGAAGGTAACTGCCAGGGGCGCTACGAGCGCTCCGGCTCCTCGAGCTGAACCTGCTGTCGCGCCGCGGCCTTCTGAAGAACTGCCAGCCACGGCTCCTGCGTATACCGCGGTATACACGCAGCCGTCCCCCACAGCTCCGACTTCCAGGAGCGAGCTGGATCAGGTGCCCGAGGAACCGACCCGGTCACTGCCAGAGCCCCGAGGGGGCAGCTCTGCCGAACAGCCCATCAACGTCCCGCAGAAGACGGCTCCGGAGACCGTCCATTCTGAGGGTTCACAACTGCTGCCAGGTATGTGGGAGCCGGGAGAGTGGGAGTCGGTGTTCGACGTGCTGATGACGCGGATGGGTGAGCTCGACCGGCATCGGCTGACCAAGCGGCTGCAGAAGGTCATGGAAGAGGAGCTGGCTACGGCTCCACCATCGAACCACCCATGA
- a CDS encoding HNH endonuclease signature motif containing protein, which translates to MGKRGSQPGESNPNWKGGRTVASNGYVLVKRPDHHRADGRGYVYEHILVAEQAIGRPIPRGEQVHHKNHIKTDNRPENLEVKASAAHHQYEHRKRTDLRELGEPNTTISCACGCGKTFLRYDPTNRPRRFISGHNLRSQTS; encoded by the coding sequence GTGGGTAAGCGCGGATCGCAGCCCGGCGAGAGCAACCCCAATTGGAAGGGCGGTCGCACGGTCGCCTCCAACGGCTACGTGCTCGTCAAGCGCCCCGATCACCACCGAGCCGATGGCCGCGGATACGTCTACGAACACATCCTCGTTGCCGAGCAGGCAATAGGCCGGCCCATACCCAGGGGCGAGCAGGTCCACCACAAGAACCACATCAAGACCGACAACCGACCCGAGAACCTCGAGGTCAAGGCGAGCGCTGCCCATCACCAGTACGAGCACCGGAAGCGCACCGACCTCCGAGAGCTGGGCGAGCCCAACACCACCATCAGCTGCGCCTGCGGATGTGGCAAGACCTTCCTCCGCTACGACCCGACCAACCGCCCTCGTCGGTTCATCAGCGGCCACAACTTGAGGAGTCAGACGTCATGA
- a CDS encoding phage Gp37/Gp68 family protein, producing the protein MTSIQWTEQTWNPTTGCDRVSDGCLNCYALTMAKRLKGMGAAKYQNDGNPKTSGLGFGITMHPDVLDEPWHWKKPRRVFVNSMSDLFHAGVTDEFIARVFAVMALTPRHTYQILTKRHARMRSLLNRPDFADMIRSEMVAEVGAYTTLARSGSWSLPLRNVYLGVSVENQKWADIRIKALAQTPAAVRFLSCEPLLGPVRLPLTELVDGPGPAHSIDWVIIGGESGPGARPFQTQWAADLINDTRRLGAAPFVKQLGSVWARENHASDSKGGNSEDWPTELRVREYPEPR; encoded by the coding sequence ATGACGAGCATTCAGTGGACCGAGCAGACGTGGAACCCTACGACGGGGTGTGACCGAGTAAGTGACGGATGCCTGAATTGCTACGCCCTCACCATGGCCAAGCGCCTCAAGGGCATGGGCGCCGCGAAGTACCAGAACGACGGCAACCCCAAAACCTCCGGCCTCGGCTTCGGCATCACCATGCACCCCGACGTCCTCGACGAACCCTGGCACTGGAAGAAGCCCCGCCGCGTTTTCGTCAACTCAATGAGCGACCTCTTCCACGCCGGCGTCACCGACGAGTTCATCGCCCGCGTCTTCGCGGTGATGGCCCTCACCCCCCGGCACACCTACCAGATCCTCACCAAGCGGCATGCCCGCATGAGATCCCTCCTCAACCGGCCCGACTTTGCCGACATGATCCGCAGCGAAATGGTTGCCGAGGTGGGCGCATACACCACACTCGCCCGCAGCGGGAGCTGGAGCCTCCCCCTGCGCAACGTCTACCTCGGCGTCAGCGTCGAGAACCAGAAGTGGGCCGACATTCGCATCAAGGCCCTCGCTCAGACCCCGGCCGCCGTTCGCTTCCTCTCCTGCGAACCCCTCCTCGGCCCCGTCCGCCTCCCCCTCACGGAACTGGTCGACGGCCCCGGACCGGCCCACAGCATCGACTGGGTCATCATCGGCGGCGAATCCGGCCCCGGCGCCCGCCCCTTCCAGACCCAGTGGGCCGCAGACCTCATCAACGACACCCGCCGACTCGGCGCCGCCCCCTTCGTGAAGCAGCTCGGATCCGTCTGGGCCCGCGAGAACCACGCCTCTGACAGCAAGGGCGGCAACTCCGAGGACTGGCCGACCGAGCTCCGCGTCCGCGAATACCCGGAACCCCGGTGA
- a CDS encoding RusA family crossover junction endodeoxyribonuclease gives MTTAAPPLTGPYQWKPTPNLVIAVHGLAGPQGSKSPAGWGKSRTTGKTIPLMRESSKKVKPWREKVQAAIEAALLTGNAQHLAGPVRADITFTMPKPVSAPKRRRTYPAVYPDIDKLERSTYDAISKSGAWEDDGRVIENHTRKVYPGEHPDALDQPGALIRLYTLGDPS, from the coding sequence ATGACGACAGCCGCCCCGCCCCTCACCGGCCCGTACCAGTGGAAGCCCACCCCGAACCTCGTCATCGCCGTCCACGGACTCGCAGGACCCCAAGGCAGCAAGTCCCCTGCTGGCTGGGGGAAGAGCCGCACGACCGGCAAGACCATCCCCCTCATGCGGGAGTCCTCCAAGAAGGTCAAGCCGTGGCGGGAGAAGGTCCAGGCCGCGATCGAGGCCGCGCTCCTCACCGGGAACGCCCAGCACCTCGCCGGCCCCGTCCGGGCTGACATCACCTTCACCATGCCCAAGCCTGTCAGCGCCCCCAAGCGCCGCCGCACCTACCCCGCCGTTTACCCCGACATCGACAAGCTCGAGCGCTCCACTTACGACGCCATCAGCAAGTCCGGCGCCTGGGAAGACGACGGGCGCGTCATCGAGAACCACACCCGCAAGGTCTACCCCGGCGAGCACCCCGACGCCCTCGACCAGCCCGGAGCACTCATCCGCCTCTACACCCTCGGAGACCCCTCATGA
- a CDS encoding WhiB family transcriptional regulator yields the protein MTILNADMRRSRSYAAPASSDWKTRSVCRGEFAGELADDFYSTTKSRKERARALCVGCPVIVECLNNQRQSDDAIYRWGIGGGLDPEQRRALELEELLGNVPNLAMARVLVSLRWLWRLRQLKAGCRTLEGMTAALREDGLFVDVVTVRVAVWWSGGQGSRMARLGPGDRRSWRAQLRDDYVDVIVALHERGARRADIAAYLGIPSTNGAKGVSDILRAVTETGAAA from the coding sequence ATGACGATCCTCAACGCGGATATGCGCCGCAGTAGGAGTTACGCCGCGCCCGCATCCTCGGACTGGAAGACCCGCAGCGTTTGTCGCGGCGAGTTCGCCGGTGAACTCGCTGACGACTTCTACAGCACGACCAAGTCGCGCAAGGAGCGTGCGCGTGCCCTGTGTGTCGGATGCCCCGTCATCGTCGAGTGCCTGAACAACCAGCGGCAGTCGGACGATGCGATCTACCGGTGGGGTATTGGTGGCGGGCTCGACCCGGAGCAGCGGCGGGCACTGGAGTTGGAGGAGCTGCTCGGGAACGTTCCGAACTTGGCCATGGCCAGGGTGCTGGTCTCCCTGCGGTGGCTGTGGCGGCTGCGACAGCTGAAGGCCGGCTGCCGGACCCTGGAGGGCATGACGGCTGCGCTTCGCGAGGACGGCCTGTTCGTCGATGTGGTGACGGTGCGGGTTGCGGTGTGGTGGTCCGGCGGGCAGGGGTCGCGTATGGCCCGACTGGGGCCGGGCGACCGCAGGTCGTGGCGGGCGCAGCTGAGAGACGACTACGTGGACGTGATTGTGGCGTTGCACGAGCGTGGGGCGCGGAGGGCCGACATTGCCGCGTACCTGGGGATTCCTAGCACGAACGGCGCGAAGGGCGTCTCGGACATTCTCAGGGCTGTGACGGAGACGGGGGCCGCGGCATGA
- a CDS encoding single-stranded DNA-binding protein translates to MAGETVITVVGNLVADPELRFTPAGAAVAKFTVASTSRVFDRQTNEWKDGDALFLTCSVWRQAAEHVAESLVKGMRVIVQGRLKQRSYEDREGVKRTVYDLDVEEVGPSLKNATAVVTRVAGSQRPEVREAARRQGAVSAEDPWGSGAGRPQGGGWSEDPPF, encoded by the coding sequence ATGGCAGGCGAAACGGTCATCACTGTTGTGGGCAACTTGGTGGCGGACCCGGAACTCCGGTTCACTCCGGCCGGTGCGGCGGTTGCGAAGTTCACGGTGGCGTCGACCTCGAGGGTGTTCGACCGGCAGACGAACGAGTGGAAGGACGGGGATGCCCTGTTCCTGACGTGCTCGGTGTGGCGTCAGGCTGCAGAGCACGTCGCGGAGTCCTTGGTGAAGGGCATGCGGGTGATCGTGCAGGGGCGGTTGAAGCAGCGGTCGTACGAGGACCGTGAGGGTGTGAAGCGCACGGTGTACGACTTGGACGTCGAGGAAGTCGGGCCCAGCTTGAAGAACGCCACGGCGGTGGTGACGCGGGTGGCTGGCTCGCAGCGTCCGGAGGTTCGTGAGGCGGCGCGTCGGCAGGGGGCGGTGTCGGCGGAGGATCCGTGGGGGTCGGGTGCGGGCCGGCCGCAGGGTGGTGGGTGGTCTGAGGATCCGCCTTTCTGA